TTACAGTATAACTTGCTTGCCATTCTGATGTGTCTTGTTGTGTCCTGTCAGGAGTTATGATTTACGTGTCTGAGTTGTGGCACTTCTCAGAGCAGCCCCCAGCGTTTCGTGTGCTGAAGCCATGGTGGGATGTCTTCACCGACATCCTGTCCTTCATCATGATTCTGATAGCAGTGTCTGGTTGCACCGTTCAGGTGGGTGTCAGAGCAGCATACTGTAAGTAGCTGCAAGTTACTACTCCATCCCAAATGAAATTTGGTATTAAAACTGAGAGCTACAAGTTatgttgtgtgcttgtgtttacaTGGTAGTCTACTGCGAGTACCTAGTGCGAACTTTTGGTTCCTTCAGCAttcatgaagtaggctatctatTCTAGTTTATCTATCTTTCTAATTTCTACAACATATGCTAGTCCCCTGTGATAACTGCAGACATTTTTGTCAAGTTGTAGCCTACGTTCATTTCCTGCACACTTTAGCCATTTTGGCTAAATATTTAAGGACATGTCTGATGTTTCTTCTTGTCTGTAGGTGATGGATGACAGAATGTACTGTCTTCCTCAGAGAAGTCCGACATGTCCGCTGACCATGAATCACGACACAGCTGAATGCTGCAACTCCTCCTCAATCTCGCCCACGGCATCAGATCTGGAGAGCAAGGGTGTGGACAACAACCTGGACCTGATGCAGTATAAGTTCATTCACAAGATCTGCTACCAGACGAGCCTCCACTGGTTCCCCAAGGTCTTTCCCTACATAGTGCTTATGCAGACCATCGTCTTCATCGTGTGCAGCAACTTCTGGTTCAAGTTCCCCGAGTCCAGCTCCAAAATCGAACACTTTGTCTCCATCTTGGGGAAGTGCTTTGAGTCGCCCTGGACTACCCGGGCCTTGTCTGAGGTGTCAGGAGAGCATCTGGAGGACAAGGAGGCTTCCCCCGGGGACATCAACCTGGTCAATAGCCAGTCTGTGTCTTCCACACAAAGCAAGATTGTGATGGACAAACCGGCGGCAGGCAGCGTCTTGGACAAGAAGGAGTGTGAGCAAGCAAAGGCCCTTTTCGAGCGGATCAAGAAGTTCCGGCTGCACGTGGAGGAAAGCAACCTGCTCTCCAAGACATACATTCGCCAGACTATCATGAAGGTGTTCATGTTCATCTTCATCATTGTTTCAAACGGTGCCCTCGTCCCCAAGATAAGCATCATCATCACCTGTAACGTGGATATTCAGGACATGACTGGGTACAAGTTCTTTTGCTGCATTCACAACATGGCTGGCGTGTTCATCAAATTGTCTTACTTCTATCTCTTCATTGTGGTCATATGTGGCGCCATATGCCTTTACACTACCTACTGGCTCTTCCACCGCTCTCTGAAAGAGTACTCTTTTGATTATGTGCGCAAGGAGACTGGGGTCAACGACATCCCGGACGTGAGGAACGACTTTGCCTTTCTGCTGCACATGATGGACCAGTACGACCAGCTCTACTCCAAGCGCTTCGCCATATTCCTGTCCGAGGTGACGGAGAACAAGCTGCGGCAGCTCAACCTGAACCACGTGTGGTCGGTTGAAAAGCTTCGCCGGCGGCTGCAGACCAATGCCAGTGGCCGCCTGGAGCTCCAGCTGATCATGCTCCCGGGCCTGCCGGACGCCCTCTTTGAGCTGGCTGAGCTGCAGGCCATCAAGATGGAGCTCATCAACAACGTCACCATCCCGGCCGCCATTGAGCAGTTGGAGGAACTTAAGGAGCTGTCCCTGTACCAGTGCTCGCTGAGGGTGGACACGGCTGCCCTGCCTTTCCTGAAAGCCAACCTGAAGGTGTTACGGGTGTGGTTTGTAGGCGCCCACGAGCTTCCCTATTGGTTGTACGTGCTGAGGAACCTGGAAGAGCTCCACCTGATTGGCTCACTGCGTCCCAGCGCCTCTAGAATCATTACGCTGGAGTCGCTGCAGGAGCTGAGGTGCCTGAAGACTCTGTTGCTCAAGAGCAATGTCACCAAGATCCCTCAGGCCATAGTGGACGTGTCCAGCCACCTCCAGAGGCTGTACGTCCACAACGACGGCACCAAGCTGGTCACGCTGAACAGTCTGAAGAAGATGGTGAGTCTGAGTGAGCTGGAGCTCGTGCACTGTGACCTCGAGTGCATCCCGTACGCCATCTTCAGCCTGGTCAACCTGCAGTCGCTGGACCTGAGGGAGAACAAGCTGGCTTCCATCGAGGGGATCGTCAGCTTCCAACACCTGCCCAAGTTCACCTGCCTGAAGCTGTGGCACAACAGCATCGCACAGATCCCCGAGCACATCAAGAAACTGGTCAACTTGGAGAGGCTCTTCTTCAGCTTTAACAAGATCGAGGTCCTGCCTGTTAACTTGTTCTGTTGCAGCAAGCTGTTGTACTTGGACCTGTCCCACAACGACATCAGCTTCATCCCTCCTGAGATTAGGTTTCTGCAGAACCTTCAGTACCTCTCGGTCACATCTAACAAGATAACCACCGTCCCCGATGAGCTTTTCTTATGCAGGAAGCTGAACACGCTCAAGCTGGGCAACAACGCCCTGTCTGTGCTCTCATCAAAGATTTCCGACCTGGATATGTTGACTTGTCTAGAGCTGAAAGGAAACCACTTGGTAGCCCTGCCTAGTGAGTTGGGCAGCTGTCCGCTTCTAAAGCGCTGTGGTCTGCTAGTGGAGTATGCACTTTTTGAGACACTGCCCTTAGATGTGAGGGAAAAAATGACTTCAGAGTGAATGGGCATTTTTGACACTTCAGTGCATTCCAATCCTGTGCTGTCCAGGGCATGTTTAGACGTCATAGAGTTCATATGTTATGGTGGCTATAGCAGCACTAATGGAGAAGTAAACCTATATGCTTATGCTTGCCCTGGCAGGAGATACCCTCAGAATATATGTTATGGTGCAAACTATGTGAATGGCAGCTTCAGTAAGcatgtgttttatgtgatttATTATTACTGGAAATGACCAAGTTGGTGACGGCTACATATGTTATACTGATTATTTTAGCTTACAATTTGGCAATACAATTTATGTCTTTTGTCCTTGTAATCACAAGCATACCTGGGTCATTCCGTGCCATATAACGGAAGACCGGGTTGTTATATTTTCGTCCCCATATTTATGAAGTAAGATGTTGGATATTACAGATTATTCTGAACCACAGGTGGGTCATTCCGTGCCTCCCGCCTGACCATTTTGGATTTGCTTTATACTTATAGGTCAATAATGTTATTATACCCAGCAACAACTGTGCAAAAGTTTAAGCATGTACCTATTTCATTGTCTGAGACATGGAAGCTTAAAAAACAGGCTCACaaaatgttgttttttaaaAGACTAAGTTCCTTCGGTCATTACTTTTGAACGATTCAAGCTAGATTCTTGACATTTTCAGGGAGTATTCTACACTGTTAATTGTCTTCAACTTCTAAAATAATTGCCCTACAGTTGAATATTTGTCAAGCTATGACCTGCTGAATATTGCATTTATGAAAAATGTAAGTGTGTTTTGATCCCAATATCTTTACAATGAATCCCATCAGAAGttttgaatttatttatataatactACTGTTTTAGTACTTCCTTACCAACTAGGTGCATGTCCAAAAGAAATGAAAATATCTCATTTATAGAGCatcaaacatgaaaaaaaaaacttcatacCTAATTTTCAAGTGCATATTCCCCATATATGACAAAGTCTATCACAAAAACAATCATACTGTAGCACCGGAAATACATTAATATCTTttcattagtaggcctacatgctcAAAATATTGTGTTGGTACCTTGACTCAAACTATATCAATTAAGGTATCAAACATGGTTTTCAGTGCTGAGGGTGATTGATTTTTTTCCTGGCTTCCTATGGACATTTGACTTATACCATGTGCTGATTTTCGctccttgtctctctgtctccaccgCTCACCTGAATCTGCTTATTAGCATAATCATTGTCTCACCTGTTCACCTGTTATTTAGCCACTTTCTGGTTTGGCAATTTCTTCACTTGTACGTTGTGAATTCAAAGCCAATGTGTATACGGTTTACAGTTAAATATTGTTTTAGGATTAGACAGGGCAAGGCAAAAGCATTTCCTTCATCACTGGAACTATTTAAAATACATTCCAGAGGCTTTTTCAGAGGTGTTAGGGGGCtgaaaggtcaaatgtcaagaaAATGTTGTTAGAGTTGTGCAGCTGTCAACTGATATTCTGAGAGATTACCATTGTATGCTATACTTCTTCATGGGCAATGAGATAAACAAGCCACTGTACACAAGCTCTTCACATCTTATTATTTAATTTAGATTAAGAATATCTAAATgattttccatattgtagcctattttctcgcaatgatagcgaaagtgaaacaTGTCTAAcaacataaataatacattcatgtagtaatgtcagaaattaacctgtttataggcctcttagaaatggttgttgcatcttgcatgttacatttacagtttttctcagtcgctttaatgcttttttcagatcagaatgaaaattctattagttcaacctccacaacatttagtcatttgtgcacatcatagtagcaaattctccttcctctgaacaattTGCAAATGCtattggacatgtatcagttgcttttatacaattctctgctattttttaacattaccatttgcttatgtcatgtcagtcaaaatgaactatacttatggatactgaatagtcgttccctatagaactaatagtcttcatttcattgcttgagtcattacatacaaaattgttgaactagttatcaaattctgtcacaatgctgtagaattgcaaaaagcatacagtaaaaatgtacgtattcagtgtcttgtactcactcccctaactacagcaatgtgtaactttactgtagttttcaaatggctgtacaagtactgtatagtgctgtcttgagcatgttcaggtagtgtcaccgagttctgacttttttttgcattggaaaacactgagagaactgtcataatgaaaacatgacaaagccatttgactatcttgttcataaacaatggtgtcaagacttctcattttgatgacactgacagtttcattgacatgaatatgtGCTTTTgtggaatggactatccattttgagcaagtgacgtgcttttgcaggtcatccactaggttttgcagtttgcgctaattgttttgagaaatgcactgctgtacaaatgttaatagtgatgtgagaatagcaccaaagcgactgagaaaaactgtaaatgtgcACTCAGTCatgcatccatgcaggcaaaacgtaggACTCAAATGTGGCGACAGCACACAAGTTGGAAAAAGCTTTTACGATGCACtggcggtgatagcctacagttaaatCTGCAGTTgtcaagtctgacagattgaggggacgtagccaaaatgttgaatgtttataactctcatgcccctcccccactaccaccgatcACCcactcatcgagtttgtgctcgtcagtgcgcaccagactgcaccagactgtgattgacagtcagatctcacacagccctgtggggtatactacgaagcacgttagacatatctaggctatgtagacatattgaGGCTTCACAAAGCGTTATATGgtaggggtatacgttaagtgatacttgtgatatatttgtcaaactaggcttccATCTCAGTGCGCgatctcggtgttgggatgacgttggccaatcgtgaaacgtggagacgcacaagaccgcctctatttaaaaacaattacttccgcattcatgagtgatagcttaatctacactgtggtcattttttgtgtctaacctataacatcaaataaatccattgtcatcagttgttgtatggtatgcatgtccatagtgggatatttgcacgcacagcactattaaagcgcattcgaaaTTGAAAATGTTAGTCGTaagtaagatatatgacagaatcctacacgtgagacttcgtttttaagacaattgattggtcagtgggcggtagattacacgatttgagctataacttagcacataacctcctcccgaccaggtttggttgacagcataagataccatggtgatatagcgacactaaaacagatccactttcatgtcacagcatagcctggctttgagcgcaacatacctcgctaacccacgaatcgagattcgtagtataccccaatggttggaccagaagaaccgggagctgtggatttttgcaaaacaaataacacgctctaggtggaggtagaagtgtggttttttttttaaaaaccggctgatttatgttgttctgtcggagcatagtgtcggtttcagtgaatatgatcaaaaaaactGCGGctttaatgtgaatcgcggacaataaccaaagaaaggaatttgtACCTCCATTCACCAAATAATGGCTGTAgtagtgtttctacatgttggtACAAACCacaatttctgtcagaaaccagcctaatgcatggggtaacatgaggtgagtcagacagaagaggtgCCTGTCTTAGtctattcctgaatcctgtccctttcaaactacgttaaaattgtgtgattagccgccAGCATAATAAAATCAAAATCTAAAATCTCattaggctataggtccaaaccTAGGAGCCTAAGCCTTAGTTTAAAAAATCCTCTGGTGTAAGTAATAGTCAAAAAGCCATtgc
The sequence above is a segment of the Alosa sapidissima isolate fAloSap1 chromosome 2, fAloSap1.pri, whole genome shotgun sequence genome. Coding sequences within it:
- the LOC121695182 gene encoding volume-regulated anion channel subunit LRRC8C-like: MIYVSELWHFSEQPPAFRVLKPWWDVFTDILSFIMILIAVSGCTVQVMDDRMYCLPQRSPTCPLTMNHDTAECCNSSSISPTASDLESKGVDNNLDLMQYKFIHKICYQTSLHWFPKVFPYIVLMQTIVFIVCSNFWFKFPESSSKIEHFVSILGKCFESPWTTRALSEVSGEHLEDKEASPGDINLVNSQSVSSTQSKIVMDKPAAGSVLDKKECEQAKALFERIKKFRLHVEESNLLSKTYIRQTIMKVFMFIFIIVSNGALVPKISIIITCNVDIQDMTGYKFFCCIHNMAGVFIKLSYFYLFIVVICGAICLYTTYWLFHRSLKEYSFDYVRKETGVNDIPDVRNDFAFLLHMMDQYDQLYSKRFAIFLSEVTENKLRQLNLNHVWSVEKLRRRLQTNASGRLELQLIMLPGLPDALFELAELQAIKMELINNVTIPAAIEQLEELKELSLYQCSLRVDTAALPFLKANLKVLRVWFVGAHELPYWLYVLRNLEELHLIGSLRPSASRIITLESLQELRCLKTLLLKSNVTKIPQAIVDVSSHLQRLYVHNDGTKLVTLNSLKKMVSLSELELVHCDLECIPYAIFSLVNLQSLDLRENKLASIEGIVSFQHLPKFTCLKLWHNSIAQIPEHIKKLVNLERLFFSFNKIEVLPVNLFCCSKLLYLDLSHNDISFIPPEIRFLQNLQYLSVTSNKITTVPDELFLCRKLNTLKLGNNALSVLSSKISDLDMLTCLELKGNHLVALPSELGSCPLLKRCGLLVEYALFETLPLDVREKMTSE